Proteins found in one Coffea eugenioides isolate CCC68of chromosome 5, Ceug_1.0, whole genome shotgun sequence genomic segment:
- the LOC113771986 gene encoding uncharacterized protein LOC113771986, which translates to MVAFPVETASSLDPEQLEQRRLTETVANETIENFVTCIHRARLAGLSRDIIVSWSKSLMGHSLHVLVENPSEENHSTCKIDLKTWQFWGKKGLKSFKVGERRVDVFWDLRTAKFSSSPEPVSDYYVALVSEKELVLLLGDQKTEAYKRTRSKPSPMDAALVHKKESVFAKRCFCTRTMLGKGKREHHIIIESALSGPYDPEMWISVDGVESLRIPNLHWRFRGNETLLVDDVPVQIFWDVHDWLYNSNESGPGTFIFMQGTLECEFDNDYGRRNLDHDAPSGENCDLRPEELSCTEFCHFLYAWMTE; encoded by the coding sequence atggTTGCATTCCCTGTGGAAACTGCATCCTCTTTGGATCCTGAGCAACTTGAGCAGAGACGATTAACGGAGACCGTGGCAAATGAAACTATAGAGAATTTTGTAACCTGCATCCACAGGGCCAGACTTGCAGGATTGTCTCGGGACATCATAGTATCATGGTCCAAAAGTTTAATGGGCCACTCTCTTCACGTCTTGGTTGAGAACCCTTCTGAGGAAAATCATTCAACATGCAAAATAGATCTCAAGACCTGGCAGTTTTGGGGCAAAAAAGGTCTAAAATCCTTCAAAGTTGGTGAAAGAAGAGTGGATGTCTTTTGGGATTTAAGGACAgcaaaattttccagcagccCGGAACCAGTCTCTGATTACTATGTTGCTTTGGTCTCTGAAAAAGAGCTTGTTTTATTGCTTGGTGATCAAAAGACAGAAGCATATAAAAGAACCAGGTCAAAACCGTCACCGATGGATGCTGCATTAGTGCATAAGAAAGAGAGTGTTTTTGCCAAGAGATGTTTTTGCACCAGAACCATGTTAGGCAAAGGTAAAAGGGAACATCACATCATAATCGAGTCCGCTCTATCAGGGCCTTATGATCCTGAAATGTGGATTAGTGTGGATGGCGTTGAGTCGCTACGAATTCCCAACTTGCATTGGAGATTCAGGGGAAATGAAACTCTATTAGTGGATGACGTGCCTGTACAGATTTTCTGGGATGTGCACGATTGGTTATACAATAGCAATGAATCAGGACCTGGGACATTCATTTTCATGCAAGGTACTCTTGAATGTGAATTTGATAACGACTATGGTAGAAGAAATTTAGACCATGATGCTCCAAGTGGTGAAAATTGTGATTTAAGACCGGAAGAATTATCCTGCACTGAATTCTGCCATTTCCTTTATGCTTGGATGACAGAATGA
- the LOC113771985 gene encoding uncharacterized protein LOC113771985: MAISSANLIPRTAIQLQRQVLLIPCTVTQYRSFVLGSKLRNQNENAINNLSNDVILDGGRVVESNVPRIGISDSAQTSCSSRGFVADTEFQYQKEREKPVTGLDTSKVVQSNLEGMEHFKGAQTSCSSTSFVVDMEFQSQIEKPTNSLKADVGLDTITVAGSNEDRRELSKRAQTSCSGRSFVVGAEFLNENEKPIDNLDCDVGSASNRAVRSNIQRSELSKSLQTSCSSRSFVGDTEFQDQNENPINSIKNNIGFGTSRVVQSNEQRRDLSKSAQTSSCGQICIVDNKFQSQYAKRIDYHAGLGIGEELDDHMQYDSYEVMEELEGFSEEESNQDHRIQGSRIKKDVEKLAIELLATRW; the protein is encoded by the exons ATGGCGATTTCATCTGCAAATCTAATCCCCAGAACTGCAATTCAGCTACAGAGGCAAGTCCTTCTGATCCCCTG CACTGTCACGCAGTACAGGAGCTTTGTTTTAGGTTCCAAGCTTCGAAATCAAAATGAAAACGCAATTAACAACTTAAGCAATGATGTGATATTGGATGGTGGTAGAGTTGTTGAGTCAAATGTACCAAGGATTGGAATTTCGGATAGTGCGCAGACATCTTGCAGTAGCAGGGGCTTTGTTGCTGACACGGAGTTTCAATaccaaaaagaaagagaaaagccAGTTACTGGATTGGATACCAGTAAAGTTGTTCAATCAAATCTAGAGGGAATGGAACATTTTAAAGGTGCACAGACTTCTTGCAGTAGCACGAGCTTTGTTGTGGACATGGAGTTTCAAAGTCAAATCGAAAAGCCAACTAACAGTTTGAAAGCTGATGTTGGATTGGATACAATTACAGTTGCTGGATCAAATGAGGACAGACGTGAACTTTCCAAACGTGCTCAGACCTCATGCAGTGGCAGAAGCTTTGTTGTTGGTGCAGAGTTTCTGAATGAGAATGAAAAGCCAATTGATAACTTAGACTGTGATGTTGGTTCAGCTTCAAATAGAGCTGTTCGATCAAATATACAAAGAAGTGAACTTTCCAAGAGTTTGCAGACATCATGCAGCAGCAGGAGCTTTGTGGGGGACACTGAGTTTCAAGATCAAAATGAAAACCCAATTAACagcataaaaaataatattggATTTGGTACAAGTAGAGTTGTTCAATCAAATGAACAGAGACGTGATCTTTCCAAAAGTGCACAGACTTCAAGCTGTGGCCAGATTTGTATTGTAGATAACAAGTTTCAAAGCCAATATGCAAAAAGAATTGATTATCATGCTGGATTGG GGATTGGAGAAGAACTTGATGATCATATGCAGTACGACAGCTACGAGGTCATGGAGGAACTCGAAGGTTTTTCGGAAGAGGAGAGCAATCAAGACCATAGGATTCAAGGATCTCGAATAAAGAAAGATGTTGAGAAGTTGGCCATTGAATTACTTGCTACGAGGTGGTAA